A window of Esox lucius isolate fEsoLuc1 chromosome 18, fEsoLuc1.pri, whole genome shotgun sequence contains these coding sequences:
- the LOC109615422 gene encoding uncharacterized protein LOC109615422 encodes MANLQRRFLAEHPEQTVSKAQFFRLRPFWIIRPTVKDRETCACKMHKNIDFKITRLQQLGIIEKSSPEDLVQSSVCDTGNMSCMYDRCQKCIEKTFPTSLDPLTQGNTVIWQEWITRSVTVTKTLKDESIEERQTKKTVLEKRTSSIERLLALTTEQLPGFAIHMFNVKHQYLTLKAMKNTLTDDAVAVHVDYSENYSCKYAKEIKDTHFGTGNDQVTLHTGVFYLSRGRVEAFASLSVCLQHDAVATWAHLDPVLKYIRGKYPEAHNLHLISDGPTSQYRNKTSFYLASTVPFICMDFNG; translated from the coding sequence ATGGCAAATCTCCAACGACGATTCCTTGCTGAACATCCTGAGCAAACCGTGTCCAAAGCTCAGTTCTTTAGATTGAGGCCATTTTGGATTATTAGGCCTACagttaaagacagagagacgtgTGCATGTAAAATGCACAAGAACATTGACTTTAAAATAACAAGACTGCAACAACTGGGAATCATTGAAAAATCAAGCCCAGAGGATCTTGTGCagtccagtgtgtgtgacaCTGGCAACATGTCCTGCATGTATGACAGATGTCAAAAATGCATTGAAAAGACATTTCCCACATCCTTAGATCCTCTCACTCAGGGGAACACTGTCATTTGGCAAGAGTGGATTACAAGGTCTGTCACTGTAACAAAGACCCTCAAGGATGAATCTATAGAGGAAAGGCAGACAAAGAAAACCGTCCTCGAAAAGCGTACCTCATCCATCGAGCGGTTGCTGGCCCTAACAACAGAACAACTTCCAGGTTTTGCCATTCACATGTTTAATGTCAAGCACCAATATTTGACATTGAAAGCAATGAAAAATACCCTAACAGATGATGCTGTTGCTGTGCATGTGGATTACAGCGAGAATTACAGCTGCAAATATGCTAAAGAAATCAAGGACACCCATTTTGGAACTGGGAATGATCAGGTAACCCTCCACACCGGGGTATTTTATCTCAGTAGGGGCAGAGTGGAAGCCTTTGCATCCCTCTCAGTCTGCCTACAGCACGATGCAGTGGCAACCTGGGCTCATCTTGACCCAGTGCTGAAATACATACGAGGAAAGTATCCTGAAGCCCACAACctacatttaatttcagatGGCCCAACTTCACAGTATAGAAACAAAACATCTTTCTATCTAGCCTCCACTGTGCCCTTTATATGCATGGATTTCAATGGGTGA